A part of Numenius arquata chromosome 2, bNumArq3.hap1.1, whole genome shotgun sequence genomic DNA contains:
- the LOC141479661 gene encoding histone H4, producing MSGRGKGGKGLGKGGAKRHRKVLRDNIQGITKPAIRRLARRGGVKRISGLIYEETRGVLKVFLENVIRDAVTYTEHAKRKTVTAMDVVYALKRQGRTLYGFGG from the coding sequence ATGTCTGGCAGAGGCAAGGGCGGGAAGGGGCTCGGCAAGGGGGGCGCCAAGCGCCACCGCAAGGTGCTGCGCGACAACATCCAGGGCATCACCAAGCCGGCCATCCGCCGCCTGGCTCGGCGCGGCGGCGTCAAGCGCATCTCGGGGCTGATCTACGAGGAGACGCGCGGCGTCCTGAAGGTCTTTCTGGAGAACGTGATCCGCGACGCCGTCACCTACACCGAGCACGCCAAGAGGAAGACGGTGACGGCCATGGACGTGGTCTACGCCCTGAAACGCCAGGGACGCACCCTCTACGGCTTCGGCGGCTAA
- the LOC141477080 gene encoding histone H2A type 2-C: protein MSGRGKQGGKARAKAKSRSSRAGLQFPVGRVHRLLRKGNYAERVGAGAPVYLAAVLEYLTAEILELAGNAARDNKKTRIIPRHLQLAIRNDEELNKLLGKVTIAQGGVLPNIQAVLLPKKTESHKAKSK from the coding sequence ATGTCTGGCCGCGGGAAGCAGGGCGGGAAGGCGCGGGCTAAGGCCAAGTCGCGCTCGTCGCGGGCCGGGCTGCAGTTCCCCGTGGGCCGCGTGCACCGGCTGCTGCGCAAGGGCAACTACGCGGAGCGGGTGGGCGCCGGAGCCCCGGTGTACCTGGCGGCCGTGCTGGAGTACCTGACGGCCGAGATCCTGGAGCTGGCGGGCAACGCGGCCCGCGACAACAAGAAGACGCGCATCATCCCCCGCCACCTGCAGCTGGCCATCCGCAACGACGAGGAGCTCAACAAGCTGCTGGGCAAGGTGACGATCGCGCAGGGCGGGGTGCTGCCCAACATCCAGGCCGTGCTGCTGCCCAAGAAGACCGAGAGTCACAAGGCCAAGAGCAAGTAA
- the LOC141479303 gene encoding histone H3: MARTKQTARKSTGGKAPRKQLATKAARKSAPATGGVKKPHRYRPGTVALREIRRYQKSTELLIRKLPFQRLVREIAQDFKTDLRFQSSAVMALQEASEAYLVGLFEDTNLCAIHAKRVTIMPKDIQLARRIRGERA, translated from the coding sequence ATGGCGCGCACGAAGCAGACGGCGCGTAAGTCGACGGGCGGGAAGGCGCCCCGCAAGCAGCTGGCCACCAAGGCGGCCCGCAAGAGCGCGCCGGCCACGGGCGGCGTGAAGAAGCCGCACCGCTACCGGCCCGGCACGGTGGCGCTGCGCGAGATCCGGCGCTACCAGAAGTCGACGGAGCTGCTGATCCGCAAACTGCCCTTCCAGCGCCTGGTGCGCGAGATCGCGCAGGACTTCAAGACCGACCTGCGCTTCCAGAGCTCGGCCGTCATGGCGCTGCAGGAGGCCAGCGAGGCCTACCTGGTGGGGCTCTTCGAGGACACCAACCTCTGCGCCATCCACGCCAAGCGCGTCACCATCATGCCCAAGGACATCCAGCTGGCCCGCCGCATCCGCGGGGAGCGCGCATAA
- the LOC141477072 gene encoding histone H2A type 2-C, whose protein sequence is MSGRGKQGGKARAKAKSRSSRAGLQFPVGRVHRLLRKGNYAERVGAGAPVYLAAVLEYLTAEILELAGNAARDNKKTRIIPRHLQLAIRNDEELNKLLGKVTIAQGGVLPNIQAVLLPKKTESHKAKSK, encoded by the coding sequence ATGTCCGGCCGCGGGAAGCAGGGCGGGAAGGCGCGGGCCAAGGCCAAGTCGCGCTCGTCGCGGGCCGGGCTGCAGTTCCCCGTGGGCCGCGTGCACCGGCTGCTGCGCAAGGGCAACTACGCGGAGCGGGTGGGCGCCGGCGCCCCGGTGTACCTGGCGGCTGTGCTGGAGTACCTGACGGCCGAGATCCTGGAGCTGGCGGGCAACGCGGCCCGCGACAACAAGAAGACGCGCATCATCCCCCGCCACCTGCAGCTGGCCATCCGCAACGACGAGGAGCTCAACAAGCTGCTGGGCAAGGTGACGATCGCGCAGGGCGGGGTGCTGCCCAACATCCAGGCCGTGCTGCTGCCCAAGAAGACCGAGAGTCACAAGGCCAAGAGCAAGTAA
- the LOC141479676 gene encoding histone H4 produces the protein MSGRGKGGKGLGKGGAKRHRKVLRDNIQGITKPAIRRLARRGGVKRISGLIYEETRGVLKVFLENVIRDAVTYTEHAKRKTVTAMDVVYALKRQGRTLYGFGG, from the coding sequence ATGTCTGGCAGAGGCAAGGGCGGGAAGGGGCTCGGCAAGGGGGGCGCTAAGCGCCACCGCAAGGTGCTGCGCGACAACATCCAGGGCATCACCAAGCCGGCCATCCGCCGCCTGGCTCGGCGCGGCGGCGTCAAGCGCATCTCGGGGCTGATCTACGAGGAGACGCGCGGCGTCCTGAAGGTCTTTCTGGAGAACGTGATCCGCGACGCCGTCACCTACACCGAGCACGCCAAGAGGAAGACGGTGACGGCCATGGACGTGGTCTACGCCCTGAAACGCCAGGGACGCACCCTCTACGGCTTCGGCGGCTAA
- the LOC141462600 gene encoding histone H1.11R-like has translation MSETAPVAAPDVAAAPAPAPAKATAAKKPKKAAGAAKARKPAGPSVTELITKAVSASKERKGLSLAALKKALAAGGYDVEKSNNRIKLGLKSLVSKGTLVQTKGTGASGSFRLSKKPGEVKEKAPKKRTTAAKPKKPAPKKPASAAKKPKKAVTAKKSPKKVKKPAAAAAKKAAKSPKKVTKAAKPKKAAAAKSPAKAKAVKPKAAKPKAAKPKAAKAKKAAPKKK, from the coding sequence ATGTCCGAGACCGCTCCCGTCGCCGCGCCCGATGTCGCCGCCGCTCCGGCTCCGGCCCCTGCCAAAGCTACGGCCGCCAAGAAGCCGAAGAAAGCGGCGGGCGCCGCCAAAGCCCGCAAACCCGCCGGCCCCAGCGTCACCGAGCTGATCACCAAGGCCGTCTCCGCCTCCAAGGAGCGCAAGGGGCTCTCCCTCGCCGCGCTCAAGAAGGCGCTGGCCGCCGGCGGCTACGATGTGGAAAAGAGTAATAACCGTATCAAGCTGGGGTTAAAGAGCCTGGTCAGCAAGGGCACCCTGGTGCAGACCAAGGGCACCGGCGCCTCCGGCTCCTTCCGCCTCAGCAAGAAGCCCGGGGAAGTGAAGGAGAAGGCTCCCAAGAAGCGGACGACGGCGGCCAAGCCTAAGAAGCCGGCGCCTAAGAAGCCCGCCAGCGCCGCCAAGAAACCCAAGAAGGCAGTGACAGCGAAGAAGAGCCCTAAGAAAGTTAAGaagccggcggccgccgcggccaAGAAAGCGGCCAAGAGCCCCAAGAAGGTGACCAAGGCTGCCAAGCCCAAGAAGGCGGCAGCTGCCAAGAGCCCGGCTAAAGCGAAGGCGGTGAAGCCCAAAGCAGCCAAGCCCAAGGCGGCCAAGCCCAAAGCGGCGAAGGCGAAGAAGGCGGCGcccaagaagaaataa
- the LOC141462602 gene encoding histone H4 produces the protein MSGRGKGGKGLGKGGAKRHRKVLRDNIQGITKPAIRRLARRGGVKRISGLIYEETRGVLKVFLENVIRDAVTYTEHAKRKTVTAMDVVYALKRQGRTLYGFGG, from the coding sequence ATGTCTGGCAGAGGCAAGGGCGGGAAGGGGCTTGGCAAGGGGGGCGCCAAGCGCCACCGCAAGGTGCTGCGCGACAACATCCAGGGCATCACCAAGCCGGCCATCCGCCGCCTGGCTCGGCGCGGCGGCGTCAAGCGCATCTCGGGGCTGATCTACGAGGAGACGCGCGGCGTCCTGAAGGTCTTTCTGGAGAACGTGATCCGCGACGCCGTCACCTACACCGAGCACGCCAAGAGGAAGACGGTGACGGCCATGGACGTGGTCTACGCCCTGAAACGCCAGGGACGCACCCTCTACGGCTTCGGCGGCTAA
- the LOC141462601 gene encoding histone H3 has protein sequence MARTKQTARKSTGGKAPRKQLATKAARKSAPATGGVKKPHRYRPGTVALREIRRYQKSTELLIRKLPFQRLVREIAQDFKTDLRFQSSAVMALQEASEAYLVGLFEDTNLCAIHAKRVTIMPKDIQLARRIRGERA, from the coding sequence ATGGCGCGCACGAAGCAGACGGCGCGTAAGTCGACGGGCGGGAAGGCGCCCCGCAAGCAGCTGGCCACCAAGGCGGCCCGCAAGAGCGCGCCGGCCACGGGCGGCGTGAAGAAGCCGCACCGCTACCGGCCCGGCACGGTGGCGCTGCGCGAGATCCGGCGCTACCAGAAGTCGACGGAGCTGCTGATCCGCAAACTGCCCTTCCAGCGCCTGGTGCGCGAGATCGCGCAGGACTTCAAGACCGACCTGCGCTTCCAGAGCTCGGCCGTCATGGCGCTGCAGGAGGCCAGCGAGGCCTACCTGGTGGGGCTCTTCGAGGACACCAACCTCTGCGCCATCCACGCCAAGCGCGTCACCATCATGCCCAAGGACATCCAGCTGGCCCGCCGCATCCGCGGGGAGCGCGCCTGA